The Tenebrio molitor chromosome 5, icTenMoli1.1, whole genome shotgun sequence genome has a segment encoding these proteins:
- the b6 gene encoding uncharacterized protein b6, whose product MFKSISYFLMVLFYYTKAVHIDNWQPVLQPELYDGIKTISTSHSTGYVSQTFHQSASPLRSSSNQCELYKVGFLQDLYFQYIQYKTHVPEMKEFTLCYWSKFANHSNDHPIFSYAVDGQPKTILAWISNTERSSYFSLAVEGHTFYRLNYPLRLNKWYHTCQSWNGKTGEWQIWVNAERVGRGFHNRLVGHIIPSGGLALTGQQQSQVGGGFLEGSGAPKGSGGMLGEITMLQLYNVALTAGKAHKDHKHHHAHQYDHNGNQITTPPPPTPRSRNNLPTHPLLTGGQINPMLMLNFAGGQPGQQQQPQIVPGQSYNAQYLNGQFVNGLVTQQLSRQQPQPQQLQFLGTNAQPGPTIGTPLIGSGLVHPSLVNPANVQFIDTQLETHQLFKRQNGEEKEESQLKFGDKITKKTKRQSDDDDTSKNHKKRELYLSGGTIIEEGFPGSLSIDQSFLNGLAGIGENKPILQEQKENDEREPAEAEVKAVMNVCSGCDEEPFEKALVFGWRTVPKKLYSGAFYTPAVPQCKVF is encoded by the exons ATGTTCAAGTCAATCAGTTATTTTTTGATGGTGTTGTTTTATTACACGAAAGCTGTGCACATCGACAACTGGCAACCCGTCCTTCAGCCGGAGCTTTACGATGGAATCAAAACTATTTCTACATCACATTCCACGGGTTACGTGAGCCAGACTTTTCATCAATCAGCGTCTCCTTTACGGAGCTCCAGTAATCAATGTGAACTATATAAAGTCGGTTTTCTGCAGGATTTGTATTTCCAATACATCCAATACAAAACTCATGTACCCGAAATGAAAGAGTTCACCTTGTGCTACTGGAGCAAATTTGCTAATCACAGCAATGATCATCCGATATTTTCCTATGCTG TGGATGGCCAACCAAAGACAATTTTGGCTTGGATTTCAAACACAGAAAGATCCAGTTATTTCAGTTTAGCCGTCGAAGGACACACCTTTTATCGTCTCAATTATCCTCTTCGTCTCAACAAATGGTATCACACTTGCCAGAGTTGGAATGGTAAAACTGGAGAATGGCAGATATGGGTGAATGCCGAAAGAGTAGGACGCGGTTTTCACAATAGA TTGGTTGGTCACATCATTCCGTCCGGTGGATTAGCTCTAACTGGACAACAACAGAGCCAAGTCGGAGGAGGGTTCCTTGAAGGGAGCGGTGCTCCCAAAG GCTCGGGTGGAATGCTGGGAGAGATTACGATGTTGCAATTGTACAACGTGGCCCTAACAGCTGGAAAAGCTCACAAAGACCATAAACACCACCACGCCCATCAATACGATCACAACGGCAACCAAATCACTACACCACCTCCACCAACACCTCGCTCCAGAAATAATCTTCCAACGCATCCTCTTCTAACAGGCGGTCAAATTAACCCGATGCTGATGTTAAACTTTGCCGGGGGACAACCTGGTCAACAGCAACAACCTCAAATCGTGCCCGGTCAGAGCTACAACGCTCAATACCTCAACGGTCAATTTGTCAACGGACTAGTGACACAACAGCTGTCTCGACAACAGCCGCAGCCTCAACAACTTCAATTCCTCGGGACCAACGCACAACCCGGACCGACCATCGGCACTCCCTTGATCGGAAGCGGGTTGGTTCATCCGTCACTTGTAAATCCAGCTAATGTACAATTCATTGACACCCAACTCGAAACGCACCAGCTATTCAAGAGACAGAACGGCGAAGAGAAAGAAGAATCGCAATTGAAATTCGGCGATAAAATCACGaagaaaacaaaacgtcaatcAGACGACGACGACACCAGTAAGAATCATAAAAAACGAGAGTTGTATTTGAGCGGGGGCACTATTATTGAGGAGGGTTTTCCGGGATCGCTGAGTATCGATCAGAGTTTCTTGAACGGATTGGCTGGCATCGGTGAAAACAAACCTATATTGCaagaacaaaaagaaaatgacgaGAGGGAGCCTGCCGAAGCCGAAGTTAAAGCGGTTATGAATGTTTGTTCTGGTTGTGACGAGGAGCCCTTCGAGAAAGCTCTGGTTTTCGGCTGGAGAACGGTTCCTAAGAAGCTCTACTCGGGTGCTTTCTACACACCGGCAGTGCCACAATGTAAAGTCTTTTAG